The following proteins are encoded in a genomic region of Triticum dicoccoides isolate Atlit2015 ecotype Zavitan chromosome 1B, WEW_v2.0, whole genome shotgun sequence:
- the LOC119336221 gene encoding mitochondrial inner membrane protein OXA1-like, with protein sequence MAFAAAARRSLASPSISDCLFRRFHAALPQLLPSNSIGDPRKPSPLPLPPAPRPLRFAFSPCGTAQTLNLLPFGIHLLAGPPRRSFSSSSRDIDFADALTGAADAWPPVAAPVSFPSEVALAAVDSSIAVAAVQHLIDAVHSFTGLNWWISIALSTVLLRSVSCPLWMLARKRVYEMCQDMQQTSKLVNNAKDDASREEAERAAWSSLKKLGLALYLPLIVTPYTLITLHIAISNMVGNVPSLKGGGAFWFTDLTTPDALCIFPMITSLFIMLTSELKYNASKKCKKCSRTMHKEAREALRVMSLLSMLLTATLPQAISCSLVTWSFLSLAERIALEQPALQKVLYGTPLKQRRCSCDGQKGPTAEDAPSVKEQEEPVSPETKKSSDAHRDDSDKKSTKGG encoded by the exons ATGGCGTTCGCCGCGGCTGCGCGGAGAAGCCTCGCCTCGCCTAGCATCTCCGATTGCCTCTTCCGCCGCTTCCATGCGGCGCTCCCTCAACTGCTCCCATCCAACTCCATCGGCGATCCCCGGAAGCCCTCGCCCCTTCCTCTCCCACCCGCACCCCGTCCGCTGCGTTTCGCGTTCTCCCCTTGCGGGACAGCTCAAACCCTAAACCTCCTCCCATTCGGCATCCACCTCCTCGCAGGGCCACCCCGCCgcagcttctcctcctcctcccgcgacaTTGACTTCGCCGACGCCCTCACCGGCGCCGCCGATGCCTGGCCGCCCGTGGCCGCCCCGGTGAGCTTCCCCAGTGAGGTGGCGTTGGCCGCGGTGGACTCGTCGATTGCCGTCGCGGCGGTGCAGCATCTCATCGACGCGGTCCATTCCTTCACTGGTCTGAACTG GTGGATTTCCATTGCTCTCTCCACTGTGCTCTTACGGTCTGTGTCGTGCCCATTGTGGATGCTTGCCAGGAAACGAGTATAT GAGATGTGTCAGGACATGCAACAAACCAGCAAGTTGGTAAATAAT GCTAAGGACGATGCATCAAGAGAAGAAGCTGAGCGTGCAGCATGGTCTTCACTCAAAAA GTTAGGTCTTGCGTTATATCTTCCACTAATTGTGACACCGTATACCTTGATAACTCTTCACATCGCT ATATCAAACATGGTTGGCAATGTCCCATCTTTAAAAGGGGGTGGAGCATTCTGGTTTACTGATCTGACAACCCCTGATGCTCTTTGCATCTTTCCCATGATAACATCACTGTTCATCATGCTTACCTCAGAG CTCAAGTACAATGCTTCAAAGAAATGCAAAAAATGCTCTCGCACGATGCACAAAGAAGCAAGGGAAGCTCTGAGAGTAATGTCTCTTCTATCTATGTTGTTGACAGCAACCCTTCCTCAG GCGATTTCTTGTTCCTTGGTCACCTGGAGTTTTCTAAGTCTTGCAGAAAGGATAG CTCTCGAGCAGCCAGCTCTGCAGAAAGTACTATATGGCACGCCCTTGAAACAAAGAAGATGTTCTTGTGATGGACAGAAGGGCCCAACTGCTGAAGATGCCCCTTCTGTCaaagagcaggaagagccagtttcCCCAGAGACAAAGAAATCTTCTGATGCTCACAGAGACGATTCCGATAAGAAATCGACCAAAGGCGGTTAA